One genomic segment of Rubrobacter calidifluminis includes these proteins:
- a CDS encoding aldo/keto reductase translates to MQQDGKVRLGSEMEVAPLGVGAWAWGTRYLWGYGGSYGREDAEAALRVSLESGVDLVDTAEIYGNGASERIIGEVLRSGELPRRPVIATKFAPLPHRFDPRALLRALDGSLRRLGVESVDLYQVHFPSPLLKVESLMDALAEAVKEGKARAVGVSNYGASQMRRAHERLAHHGVPLASNQVRYNLLDRSPEYNGVLDACRELGVTLIAYSPLAQGLLTGKYRPGVRPSGLVRRFDRRFSPRGLARIEPVVSALERIADRHGRTPAQVALNWLVTQRDVLAIPGAKNGEQARQNAGALGWSLSPEEVGELDQITRTGAVAGR, encoded by the coding sequence ATGCAGCAGGACGGCAAGGTCAGGCTCGGTTCGGAGATGGAGGTCGCCCCGCTCGGGGTCGGGGCGTGGGCGTGGGGCACACGCTACCTCTGGGGCTACGGCGGCAGCTACGGCAGGGAAGACGCCGAGGCGGCGCTCCGGGTGAGCCTGGAGAGTGGGGTCGATCTGGTGGACACCGCCGAGATCTACGGCAACGGGGCCTCCGAGCGGATCATCGGCGAGGTCCTGAGATCCGGGGAGCTGCCGCGCCGACCCGTCATCGCGACCAAGTTCGCCCCTCTTCCCCACCGGTTCGACCCGAGAGCGCTGCTCCGGGCGCTCGACGGGAGCCTGCGCCGGCTCGGGGTCGAGTCGGTCGACCTCTACCAGGTGCACTTCCCCTCGCCGCTGCTGAAGGTGGAGAGCCTGATGGACGCGCTGGCCGAGGCGGTCAAGGAGGGGAAGGCGCGGGCCGTAGGGGTCTCGAACTACGGTGCCTCGCAGATGCGCCGGGCGCACGAGCGGCTCGCGCATCATGGCGTCCCGCTCGCCTCCAACCAGGTGCGCTACAACCTGCTCGACCGCTCACCGGAGTACAACGGGGTGCTCGACGCCTGCCGGGAGCTGGGTGTGACGCTCATCGCCTACAGCCCGCTCGCGCAGGGGCTCCTGACCGGTAAGTACCGCCCCGGCGTCAGGCCCTCCGGGCTCGTGCGGCGCTTCGACCGGCGCTTCAGCCCCCGTGGGCTCGCACGGATAGAGCCCGTCGTCTCCGCACTGGAGCGCATCGCCGACCGGCACGGCAGAACCCCCGCGCAGGTCGCCCTCAACTGGCTCGTGACCCAACGCGACGTGCTCGCGATCCCCGGGGCCAAGAACGGCGAGCAGGCCCGGCAGAACGCGGGGGCTCTGGGCTGGTCGCTCTCCCCCGAGGAGGTTGGGGAGCTGGATCAGATCACGCGCACCGGCGCGGTAGCCGGGCGTTAG
- a CDS encoding cyclic nucleotide-binding domain-containing protein yields the protein MILRELEKTPLFSPLEPKELEEFARVCEEVVYPAGDVLIQEGRPHENLFVLLSGEVEVLKRVPGSRPRVLASIDAGRERAVVGEVGLLAENAATATVRARTKVEAIRIPRAKFRRMISGGNPAAYKLSYEVARTLARRLSRLDEEVAHTARELEGGGDVDLEAFRDRLMTEWSA from the coding sequence ATGATCCTGCGAGAGCTCGAAAAGACGCCACTTTTTAGTCCCCTCGAGCCCAAGGAGCTCGAGGAGTTCGCACGCGTCTGCGAGGAGGTGGTCTATCCAGCGGGGGATGTCCTGATCCAGGAGGGCAGGCCCCACGAGAACCTCTTCGTTCTGCTCTCGGGTGAGGTGGAGGTTCTCAAGCGGGTGCCGGGGAGCAGGCCCAGGGTGCTCGCGAGCATCGATGCTGGCAGGGAACGGGCCGTCGTCGGGGAGGTCGGACTGCTGGCGGAGAACGCGGCTACCGCGACCGTACGGGCCCGGACGAAGGTGGAGGCGATAAGGATACCGCGCGCGAAGTTCCGGCGGATGATCTCCGGCGGGAATCCGGCCGCCTACAAGCTCTCCTACGAAGTTGCGCGCACGCTGGCCCGGCGCCTGTCACGGCTAGACGAAGAGGTCGCGCACACGGCGCGCGAGCTCGAAGGTGGAGGAGACGTGGACCTCGAAGCGTTCCGCGACAGGTTGATGACCGAATGGTCCGCGTGA
- a CDS encoding S9 family peptidase: MYALCPATGVLEEEVVAGKFPEYSFSRYLKTRSSYGASWAPDGRSLSFLTEVTGVPQLWEVGVEGGWPEQRTFFEERVVRAEYSPVDGHIVFEMDAGGNERMQLFVLEGGEERDLTRMPQAIHNFGGFSPDGSCIAYTATRRNGTDFDVYVQRLDGEPEMVWEVSGYHGVAGFSPDGGVLLVSRHHSNVDGDLYLLDPGDGKARLLTPHEGEARFVSPVFSADGRSIYLATDLGAEFLRLARLDLETLDLEYLTPDEWDVEEVEVARDGRYVAAVRNVGGYSELLLFDGEGERMKGPALPGGIFGGLAFSPGSGHLALTLTGPDRTPDVWVAELPDGEVRRVTRSSLAGIPRGSFVRPRLVRYPTFDGREIPAFFYEPKEDGVPVVVNVHGGPESQARPAFAPVTQYFVHRGYAVFAPNVRGSTGYGKSYTRLDDVERRMDSVADLAHAAYWLRENGHERIAVMGGSYGGFMVLAALTEYPELWDAGVDIVGIANLVTFLENTGSYRRALREREYGSLERDRDFLESISPIHKAGRIRAPLMVIHGRNDPRVPVGEAEQIAARVKENGGVVECLLYEDEGHGLAKLKNRLDAYPRIASFLDRYLMADG; this comes from the coding sequence ATGTATGCTTTGTGTCCGGCTACGGGCGTACTGGAGGAGGAAGTCGTGGCTGGAAAGTTTCCCGAATATTCGTTTTCGAGATATTTGAAGACAAGAAGTTCCTACGGTGCGTCCTGGGCGCCGGACGGGCGCTCGCTCTCTTTCCTGACCGAAGTCACGGGGGTGCCGCAGCTCTGGGAGGTCGGGGTCGAGGGCGGCTGGCCGGAGCAGCGGACGTTCTTCGAGGAACGGGTCGTGCGGGCTGAGTACTCGCCGGTGGACGGGCACATCGTGTTCGAGATGGACGCCGGGGGGAACGAGCGGATGCAGCTCTTCGTGCTCGAGGGTGGGGAGGAGAGGGATCTGACGCGGATGCCGCAGGCGATCCACAACTTCGGGGGGTTCTCTCCGGACGGGAGTTGCATCGCCTACACCGCGACCCGGCGCAACGGCACCGACTTCGACGTCTACGTGCAGCGCCTCGACGGGGAGCCGGAGATGGTCTGGGAGGTCTCCGGGTACCACGGAGTCGCCGGCTTCTCGCCCGATGGCGGGGTGCTCCTCGTCTCGCGACATCACTCCAACGTTGACGGCGACCTCTACCTGCTGGATCCCGGCGACGGCAAAGCGCGCCTTCTCACCCCGCACGAGGGCGAGGCCCGGTTCGTCTCGCCCGTCTTCTCGGCCGACGGTCGGTCCATATATCTGGCCACCGACCTCGGGGCGGAGTTTTTGAGGCTTGCCAGGTTGGATCTCGAGACGCTCGACCTCGAGTATCTCACCCCGGACGAGTGGGACGTGGAGGAGGTCGAGGTTGCGAGGGATGGCCGCTACGTCGCCGCGGTGCGCAACGTCGGGGGCTACTCGGAGCTCTTGCTGTTCGACGGGGAGGGCGAAAGGATGAAGGGCCCCGCCCTTCCCGGGGGTATCTTCGGGGGGCTCGCCTTCTCACCGGGCTCCGGCCACCTCGCCCTCACCCTCACCGGTCCGGACCGCACCCCCGACGTGTGGGTCGCCGAGCTCCCCGACGGCGAGGTGCGGCGCGTCACACGCTCATCCCTCGCCGGGATACCGCGCGGGAGCTTCGTTAGGCCCCGGCTCGTGCGCTACCCGACCTTCGACGGGCGTGAGATCCCGGCCTTCTTCTACGAGCCGAAAGAGGATGGAGTCCCGGTCGTCGTCAACGTCCACGGCGGCCCCGAGTCGCAGGCGCGCCCCGCCTTCGCGCCCGTGACCCAGTACTTCGTGCACCGCGGGTACGCGGTCTTCGCACCCAACGTCCGCGGCTCGACCGGCTACGGCAAATCCTACACCCGGCTCGACGACGTGGAGAGGCGGATGGATTCGGTCGCCGACCTCGCGCACGCTGCGTACTGGCTCAGGGAGAACGGTCACGAGAGGATAGCCGTGATGGGCGGCTCTTACGGCGGGTTCATGGTCCTCGCCGCGCTGACGGAATATCCGGAGCTTTGGGACGCAGGGGTGGACATCGTCGGGATCGCCAACCTCGTCACCTTTCTGGAGAACACCGGCAGCTACCGCCGGGCGCTCAGGGAGCGGGAGTACGGCTCCCTCGAGCGTGACCGCGACTTCCTGGAGTCCATAAGCCCCATACACAAGGCCGGCAGGATAAGAGCCCCGCTCATGGTGATCCACGGCAGGAACGATCCCCGCGTGCCGGTGGGGGAGGCCGAGCAGATAGCGGCGAGGGTGAAAGAGAACGGCGGGGTGGTCGAGTGCCTCCTCTACGAGGACGAGGGGCACGGGCTCGCCAAACTCAAGAACCGCCTCGACGCCTACCCCAGGATAGCCTCCTTTCTCGACCGTTACCTCATGGCTGATGGATAG
- a CDS encoding septal ring lytic transglycosylase RlpA family protein: MKSLLKMLFVAGVLALSVAFVQKDAQAEPLVASWYGPGFQGALTASGQPFNMYDYTAASPYLPFGTKLRVCYDGCVVVTVNDRGPYVAGRQLDLSYAAAQAIGLYGVGTVDATIVGSGSGYYSPYYYGYGYY; encoded by the coding sequence TTGAAGTCTTTACTCAAGATGCTGTTTGTTGCCGGTGTTCTGGCGCTATCGGTAGCGTTCGTCCAGAAGGACGCGCAGGCCGAGCCTCTGGTGGCCAGCTGGTACGGCCCTGGCTTCCAGGGCGCGCTCACGGCGAGCGGTCAGCCGTTCAACATGTACGACTACACCGCCGCCTCCCCGTACCTGCCGTTCGGCACCAAGCTCAGGGTCTGCTACGATGGGTGCGTGGTGGTCACGGTCAACGACCGGGGGCCGTACGTGGCGGGCAGGCAGCTCGACCTCTCCTACGCCGCCGCCCAGGCCATCGGGCTCTACGGCGTAGGCACCGTTGACGCGACGATCGTCGGCAGCGGCAGCGGTTACTACAGCCCGTACTACTACGGCTACGGCTACTACTAA
- a CDS encoding FAD-dependent oxidoreductase: protein MRLVVVGGVAAGTKAASRARRVAPELEITLYQEEPEVSISECGLPYFLSGTVSGRERLVARTPEEFARMDIEVRTRHRVERIDPASKGLLVRDLRSGETFEDSYDRLIVATGARAVVPPVEGTELEGVFTLRFLTDADRILRHLKERSPERAVVVGGGYIGLEASENFRKIGLEVTLVQSAEHVAPTHDPEFSEMVERELAKNGVEVNTGSAAEGFYGEAGRLRGVRLAGRCLDADLALVGAGIEPEVTLAQEAGAKIGRTGAIRVDRHMKTSLPDVWAAGDCVETTNLASGLPAWVPLGDTANQMGRVAGTNAATGRDELEFPGALATGIFRVFELPVAKTGLSEREARQAGFATVCATVESTSRAAYYPGTKKVTLKLVADGDGGTLLGAQAAGEGADRLVDVCATAIWGRLGVADLVNLDLAYAPPFGPALSPVIQAASVLSGRL, encoded by the coding sequence ATGCGTCTCGTAGTCGTCGGCGGGGTCGCGGCCGGGACGAAGGCGGCATCCCGGGCCCGCAGGGTCGCCCCGGAGCTGGAGATAACGCTCTACCAGGAGGAGCCGGAGGTCTCGATCAGCGAGTGCGGGCTCCCTTACTTCCTCTCGGGCACCGTCTCCGGGCGCGAAAGGCTCGTCGCCCGCACCCCGGAGGAGTTTGCCCGGATGGACATCGAGGTCAGGACACGCCACCGGGTGGAGCGCATCGACCCGGCCTCGAAAGGGCTCCTGGTGCGTGATCTGCGCTCGGGCGAGACCTTCGAGGACTCCTACGACCGGCTCATCGTCGCGACCGGGGCGCGGGCCGTGGTACCCCCGGTGGAGGGCACGGAGCTCGAAGGGGTCTTCACGCTGCGCTTCCTGACCGACGCCGACCGCATCCTGCGCCACTTGAAAGAGCGCTCCCCGGAGAGGGCCGTCGTGGTCGGCGGCGGCTACATCGGCCTCGAGGCATCGGAGAACTTCAGGAAGATCGGCCTTGAAGTCACGCTCGTCCAGTCGGCGGAGCACGTCGCCCCCACCCACGACCCGGAGTTCTCCGAGATGGTCGAGCGGGAGCTCGCTAAAAACGGCGTCGAGGTCAACACCGGCAGCGCGGCGGAGGGTTTCTACGGCGAAGCAGGTCGCCTGCGGGGCGTGAGGCTCGCCGGAAGATGCCTGGATGCCGACCTCGCGCTCGTCGGTGCGGGGATAGAGCCCGAGGTCACCCTGGCGCAGGAGGCGGGGGCCAAGATCGGCCGGACCGGCGCGATCCGGGTGGACCGCCACATGAAGACGAGCCTGCCCGACGTGTGGGCTGCCGGGGACTGCGTCGAGACGACGAACCTGGCGAGCGGGCTCCCGGCGTGGGTCCCGCTCGGGGATACGGCGAATCAGATGGGCCGGGTCGCCGGGACAAACGCGGCGACGGGCCGGGACGAGCTGGAGTTCCCCGGCGCGCTCGCGACCGGCATCTTCAGGGTCTTCGAGCTACCGGTGGCGAAGACCGGCCTCTCCGAGCGCGAGGCTCGGCAGGCGGGCTTCGCGACGGTATGCGCCACGGTAGAATCCACGAGCCGCGCCGCCTACTACCCGGGCACCAAAAAGGTCACGCTCAAACTCGTCGCCGACGGCGACGGCGGCACCCTCCTCGGGGCGCAGGCCGCCGGTGAGGGTGCGGACAGGCTCGTCGACGTGTGCGCGACGGCGATCTGGGGGAGGCTGGGCGTGGCGGATCTCGTCAACCTGGACCTGGCCTACGCGCCACCCTTCGGCCCGGCGCTGAGCCCCGTGATCCAGGCGGCGAGCGTCCTCTCCGGCAGGCTCTAA
- a CDS encoding TrpB-like pyridoxal phosphate-dependent enzyme: MEQTKFLLDERELPESWYNLVADLPFALDPPLDPATRKPVGPEALAAIFPEEIIRQEVSTERYIPIPEEVREIYSLWRPTPMFRARRLERYLDTPAHIYYKYEGVSAPGSHKPNTAVPQAYYNREAGVKRLTTETGAGQWGSSLAFACRLMGMECTVYMVRVSYEQKPYRRVMMQTYGAEVYPSPSEKTGAGRRVLQEDPQTTGSLGIAISEAVEDAASSEDANYSLGSVLNHVLLHQTVNGQEAMKQMEMAGEWPDVVIGCAGGGSNFGGFAFPFLRENLVNGKKTRFIAVEPSSCPTLTKGRFTYDFGDEAGMTPMLKMYTLGHDFVPAGIHAGGLRYHGDSPILSALVHEGLVEARAYPQNPTFEAGVTFARVEGILPAPEVNHAIKAAIDEALAAKEAGEERVIAFNLCGHGHFDLGAYERYLAGELVDLEYSEEEIEQAVARIPG, encoded by the coding sequence ATGGAGCAGACGAAGTTTCTCCTCGACGAGCGGGAGCTGCCGGAGAGCTGGTACAACCTGGTCGCGGACCTGCCGTTCGCGCTGGATCCGCCGCTCGACCCTGCGACCCGGAAGCCGGTGGGGCCGGAGGCGCTCGCGGCGATCTTCCCGGAGGAGATAATCCGCCAGGAGGTCTCCACCGAGAGATACATCCCGATCCCGGAGGAGGTGCGTGAGATCTACAGCCTCTGGCGCCCGACGCCGATGTTCCGGGCGCGACGGCTCGAGCGGTATCTGGACACCCCGGCGCACATCTACTACAAGTACGAGGGGGTGAGCGCGCCCGGCAGCCACAAGCCGAACACCGCCGTCCCACAGGCCTATTACAACCGCGAGGCGGGCGTAAAACGCCTGACCACCGAGACCGGGGCGGGGCAGTGGGGCTCGTCTCTGGCCTTCGCCTGCCGGCTGATGGGGATGGAGTGCACCGTCTACATGGTGCGCGTCTCCTACGAGCAGAAACCCTACCGCCGCGTCATGATGCAGACCTACGGGGCGGAGGTGTACCCGAGCCCGAGCGAGAAGACCGGGGCCGGACGCCGGGTCCTGCAGGAGGACCCGCAGACAACCGGGTCTTTGGGAATCGCGATCTCCGAGGCCGTCGAGGATGCGGCGTCGAGCGAGGACGCCAACTACTCTTTGGGGAGCGTCCTGAACCACGTGCTTCTGCACCAGACGGTCAACGGCCAGGAGGCCATGAAGCAGATGGAGATGGCCGGGGAGTGGCCGGACGTCGTGATCGGGTGCGCGGGGGGCGGCTCGAACTTCGGCGGGTTCGCGTTCCCGTTCCTGCGCGAGAACCTGGTCAACGGCAAGAAGACCCGCTTCATCGCCGTCGAGCCCTCCTCCTGCCCGACGCTGACCAAGGGCAGATTCACCTACGACTTCGGGGATGAGGCGGGGATGACCCCGATGCTCAAGATGTACACCCTGGGCCACGACTTCGTCCCCGCCGGGATCCACGCCGGCGGGCTGCGCTACCACGGCGACTCTCCCATACTCAGCGCGCTGGTGCACGAGGGGCTCGTCGAGGCCCGTGCCTACCCGCAGAACCCGACGTTCGAGGCCGGGGTGACCTTCGCCCGGGTCGAGGGGATACTCCCCGCCCCGGAGGTCAACCACGCGATAAAGGCCGCCATAGACGAGGCGCTCGCGGCGAAAGAGGCGGGCGAGGAGCGGGTGATCGCGTTCAACCTCTGCGGACACGGGCACTTCGACCTCGGGGCGTACGAGCGCTATCTCGCCGGGGAACTCGTCGATCTGGAGTACTCCGAGGAGGAGATCGAGCAGGCCGTCGCGCGCATACCGGGCTGA
- a CDS encoding superoxide dismutase, protein MAYELPDLPYPYDALEPHIDEATMRFHHDNHHNTYVQNLNSAFEKHPEADKGSIEEVLADLESVPEDIRRAVRNNGGQHSNHSIFWQIMSPNGGGAPAGELGQAIDSAFGSFDEFKQQFAAAAAPGALFGSGWCWLVANPDGSVAIETTPNGDSPYMQGKVPIIGLDCWEHAYYLKYQYRRAAYVDAWWNVVNWDEANRRYQAAK, encoded by the coding sequence ATGGCTTACGAACTTCCTGATCTCCCTTACCCCTACGACGCTCTGGAGCCGCACATAGACGAAGCGACCATGCGCTTCCACCACGACAACCACCACAACACCTACGTCCAGAACCTCAACAGCGCCTTCGAGAAGCATCCCGAGGCCGACAAGGGCTCCATCGAAGAGGTTCTGGCGGACCTCGAGAGTGTCCCGGAGGACATCCGGCGAGCCGTACGCAACAACGGCGGCCAGCACTCTAACCACTCGATCTTCTGGCAGATCATGAGCCCCAACGGGGGCGGGGCCCCGGCCGGTGAACTGGGGCAGGCGATAGACTCGGCCTTCGGCTCTTTCGACGAGTTCAAGCAGCAGTTCGCCGCCGCGGCCGCACCGGGCGCGCTCTTCGGCTCGGGCTGGTGCTGGCTCGTCGCGAACCCGGACGGGTCGGTCGCGATAGAGACGACCCCGAACGGCGACTCCCCTTACATGCAGGGCAAGGTCCCGATCATCGGGCTCGACTGCTGGGAGCACGCCTACTACCTGAAGTACCAGTACCGCCGCGCGGCCTACGTGGACGCCTGGTGGAACGTGGTCAACTGGGACGAGGCGAACCGCCGCTATCAGGCCGCAAAGTAG
- a CDS encoding glycogen debranching protein, translated as MRVAVRRWSVVVILLFALCSALPAAARTTHHTSSPTLSVDSRLEDRRYVVAGDRAYVVGTEDGLFPAMGFHTRGEMGGIWSPPIKLLDGIWFGIDGRWLGPAREFTSGYGYVKMRFPGRDGLGITRTDFVPDGHRTALFGLRLKNTGSARRVSIEVDAHSELMSAYPWGETRPSQKTFNLRDSASYRDGRLVFREKGRPPAKNAAPHDWAAVVGSTLKPTGHATGHNFRGPQDPPVVCPASPASAPARCDDTAYGRGAGGELRYEVKLSANSTRTVWFAVTGSQSGPKEALRVQRRVLADPQGELREKVSRRLALASRTRVSIPGDRTLQKSVGWSKQNLADLTQEARNLEVRRTHTGQEYPPPAGRVKKIRFVGAGFPDYPWLFATDGEYTAFPLVAAGQFSTAEDHLRALEAVSEIANRGSGKVVHETVTDGSVYFGLNSDDGDIDETAKFPSAVALVWRWTGGNRFRDEMYPFVRKNLRYIFRRQDRDGDLWPEGAGNVEASGLGQEKLDVAVYTLRGLYDLADMARSKGDEKTVRWALAKASSMRSRFEKAWWMANIPQYADSLRDPGNKKLEQRWWIGVTPMEAELYPGGRPLYGLATPSHARKALGLRQEHCYTGRFGLYVQGYSGCDPAPPPATPNRQTFTLNTAIMAVGEGNYGRLGEQRRYTDDNAALQLIPDEQPGAMPEIAPSPDYGRSIDEPFNERAQVMQAWGTYGTIWPVVHQQLGVIPDMGRERLAVIPQLPPGQHRISGKNIKLGRGSISVAATAGGGTYRTVVRPRVHLKHLTLGYVVPRGRRVFLVTLDGRPIYYRVYQTHRGREILVRARTSGRQALAVHTLPRRFDSPSGHG; from the coding sequence ATGCGGGTGGCGGTTCGTCGCTGGTCTGTTGTGGTGATTTTGCTCTTTGCTCTCTGCTCCGCGCTTCCCGCTGCGGCCCGAACCACCCATCACACGAGCTCCCCCACGCTCTCGGTAGATAGCAGGCTCGAGGACCGGCGCTACGTCGTGGCCGGGGACAGGGCCTACGTCGTCGGTACCGAGGACGGGCTCTTCCCGGCGATGGGCTTCCACACCCGCGGTGAGATGGGCGGCATCTGGAGCCCCCCGATAAAGCTCCTCGACGGCATCTGGTTCGGCATCGACGGTCGCTGGCTCGGTCCCGCACGGGAGTTCACCAGCGGCTACGGCTACGTGAAGATGAGATTCCCCGGGCGTGACGGGCTCGGCATCACCCGCACCGACTTCGTACCCGACGGCCACCGGACGGCCCTCTTCGGGCTCAGGCTGAAGAACACGGGCTCTGCCCGCAGGGTGTCCATCGAGGTAGACGCCCACTCCGAGCTGATGAGCGCCTACCCCTGGGGTGAGACCAGACCCTCCCAGAAGACCTTCAACCTCCGCGATTCCGCCTCCTACCGGGATGGACGCCTCGTCTTCCGCGAGAAGGGGAGACCGCCGGCAAAGAACGCCGCCCCGCACGACTGGGCCGCCGTCGTGGGCTCCACGCTCAAGCCTACCGGACACGCAACCGGGCACAACTTCCGCGGGCCGCAAGACCCGCCGGTCGTCTGCCCGGCCTCCCCCGCGAGCGCTCCGGCCCGCTGCGACGACACCGCCTACGGCAGGGGCGCGGGCGGGGAGCTCCGCTACGAGGTGAAGCTTTCCGCGAACTCCACCAGGACCGTCTGGTTCGCCGTGACCGGCTCCCAGTCGGGGCCGAAAGAAGCGCTGCGGGTGCAGCGGCGGGTGCTCGCAGACCCGCAGGGCGAGCTGCGCGAGAAAGTCTCCCGACGTCTCGCGCTGGCCTCGCGGACGAGGGTCAGCATTCCCGGCGACCGGACGCTGCAGAAGAGCGTGGGCTGGAGCAAGCAGAACCTCGCCGACCTTACCCAGGAGGCCAGGAACCTCGAGGTTCGGCGCACCCACACCGGCCAGGAGTACCCGCCGCCCGCCGGGAGGGTCAAGAAGATACGATTTGTCGGCGCGGGGTTCCCGGACTACCCCTGGCTGTTCGCCACCGACGGCGAGTACACCGCCTTTCCGCTCGTCGCCGCCGGGCAGTTCTCCACCGCCGAGGATCATCTGCGGGCGCTCGAGGCGGTCAGCGAGATCGCCAACCGCGGCAGCGGCAAGGTGGTTCACGAGACCGTCACCGACGGGTCGGTCTACTTCGGGCTCAACTCCGACGACGGGGACATAGACGAGACCGCCAAGTTCCCAAGCGCGGTCGCCCTGGTGTGGCGCTGGACCGGGGGCAACCGCTTCCGCGACGAGATGTACCCGTTCGTCAGGAAGAACCTACGCTACATCTTCCGCCGGCAGGACAGGGACGGCGACCTCTGGCCCGAGGGGGCGGGCAACGTCGAGGCTTCGGGGCTCGGGCAGGAGAAGCTCGACGTCGCCGTCTACACCCTCCGTGGGCTCTACGACCTCGCCGACATGGCGAGGAGCAAGGGGGATGAGAAGACCGTCCGATGGGCGCTCGCAAAGGCGAGTTCGATGCGCAGCCGCTTCGAGAAGGCGTGGTGGATGGCGAACATCCCGCAGTACGCCGACTCGCTCAGGGACCCCGGCAACAAGAAACTCGAGCAGCGGTGGTGGATCGGGGTCACCCCGATGGAGGCCGAGCTCTACCCCGGTGGAAGACCACTGTACGGGCTCGCCACCCCGTCTCACGCCCGGAAGGCACTCGGGCTGCGCCAGGAGCACTGCTACACGGGCCGCTTCGGACTCTACGTCCAGGGCTACTCCGGTTGCGACCCGGCCCCGCCGCCCGCCACCCCGAACCGCCAGACCTTCACGCTCAACACCGCGATCATGGCCGTCGGCGAGGGGAACTATGGCAGGCTCGGAGAGCAGCGTCGCTACACCGACGACAACGCGGCCCTGCAGCTCATCCCCGACGAGCAGCCCGGCGCGATGCCCGAGATAGCCCCCTCCCCGGACTACGGGCGTTCCATCGACGAGCCTTTCAACGAGCGCGCGCAGGTCATGCAGGCGTGGGGCACCTACGGGACCATCTGGCCCGTCGTCCACCAGCAGCTCGGCGTGATCCCCGACATGGGAAGGGAACGCCTCGCGGTCATCCCGCAGCTCCCGCCCGGGCAGCACAGGATCTCCGGGAAGAACATAAAGCTGGGGCGCGGTTCGATCTCCGTTGCGGCCACCGCCGGAGGCGGGACCTACCGCACCGTCGTCAGGCCGCGTGTCCACCTCAAGCACCTCACGCTCGGTTACGTGGTCCCTCGGGGGAGGCGCGTCTTCCTCGTCACCCTGGACGGCAGGCCCATCTACTACCGGGTGTACCAGACCCACCGCGGCAGGGAGATCCTGGTCCGGGCCCGCACCAGCGGCCGGCAGGCTCTCGCGGTGCATACCCTCCCGCGCAGGTTTGACAGCCCCTCTGGGCACGGCTAA
- a CDS encoding DMT family transporter yields the protein MTILALVLVVCSGLIHATWNLLAKRSGEDGVPFVWLYSVLSTLIYTPVAAIFVLRGAGGDVEKIGALFMIGTGILHAAYFLCLQRGYGSGDLSVVYPLARGTGPLLSSFAATIVFGERLGPLGVGGVFAITAGVFLLAREPGVGRGGKSGRAGVVYGILTGILIAAYTLWDKYAVSDLALAPLLYYWASLFVESALLTPLALRERQEVGRTWREHRAEAIGVAVLSPLAYLLVLTAMVFTPVSRIAPVREVGILIGTVMGGRLLSEGGVERRLFAAGLMVGGIIVLAFG from the coding sequence ATGACCATCCTCGCTCTGGTTCTCGTCGTCTGCTCGGGGCTCATTCACGCCACCTGGAACCTTCTGGCCAAGCGCTCCGGAGAGGACGGTGTGCCCTTCGTCTGGCTCTATAGCGTGCTTTCCACCCTAATCTACACCCCGGTAGCCGCCATCTTCGTGCTGCGCGGAGCAGGGGGCGACGTGGAAAAGATCGGAGCCCTGTTCATGATCGGAACCGGCATCCTGCACGCCGCCTACTTCCTCTGCCTGCAGAGAGGCTACGGGAGCGGGGACCTCTCGGTCGTCTACCCCCTCGCGCGCGGCACGGGACCCCTGCTCTCGAGCTTCGCCGCGACGATCGTCTTCGGAGAACGCCTCGGGCCCCTCGGCGTGGGCGGGGTCTTCGCGATAACGGCCGGTGTGTTCCTGCTGGCGCGTGAGCCGGGTGTAGGGAGAGGTGGAAAGAGCGGGCGTGCGGGCGTCGTCTACGGAATTCTCACCGGCATCCTCATCGCCGCCTACACTTTGTGGGACAAGTACGCCGTGAGCGACCTCGCGCTTGCCCCCCTGCTCTATTACTGGGCGTCCCTGTTCGTGGAGAGCGCCCTGCTCACCCCGCTCGCCCTGCGTGAGAGACAGGAGGTCGGTCGCACCTGGCGCGAGCACCGGGCGGAGGCCATCGGTGTGGCGGTCCTCTCCCCGCTCGCTTATCTCCTGGTGCTCACGGCGATGGTCTTCACGCCGGTCAGCAGGATCGCGCCGGTGCGGGAGGTTGGGATCCTCATCGGAACGGTGATGGGGGGGAGGCTCCTGTCCGAGGGAGGGGTGGAGAGGCGTCTTTTCGCCGCCGGGCTTATGGTCGGTGGGATAATCGTGCTCGCCTTCGGATGA